The Metarhizium brunneum chromosome 5, complete sequence sequence CCCTCATCTCACAGCATTCAAGGCCGCATATTGCTACCATGCTTTTGGGTTGCTCTCTTCTGGCGGTAAGCAGTTATCAATACGTGAATTTTGCTGTTCGTCTTTGCGTGTTTCAGCAATCACTGCGTCATGTACCCGTCACGCGGCATGTCCTTTGCTGTGTCTGCGTCGGCCATCTCGCCACTTGTCTTGTGCCATGCTGCACGCCATTTCATGCGTAGCATCTGCGTTCAATGCCTTGGGTGCCGTATCCAATGCTCATCTTATATTGGTGGACTCGTCACTGTTTTTGGGAAATAATATGGTTACAGGGCCATCAGATATTTGCTTCTCATAAACAGCATCGAGGACATGACGTAGGCAGCTGCTTTCGACGCCCAGATATGCGCGTACATTTTCTCTGATATCGTCTTTCCTATGGTCGTCGTCTACCACGGGGGAAATACCTCTCCACCCGCTCAAACACAATATGGCAAGGCCACGTCCGTCATGAGCTTTCAGTTCTTGGCATCTGTATAAAGATTTTGTCGCCTAGATGAAGCCATCTTCGCTGGAACAGGTCCAGGGGTGGTGAGTCTGTGGTGCTCGTCCGGTGGGCTCTGTAACCATCGAACTCTGGATGATTCATCAGACACGGCTGTATTGCTTCTCCTGGTAAGTGTTTCTAGAGATACCATGTGGCCCATTTTGAAGCCATGAGGTCGACTTGATCACGACCCTGCGTCTTCTTCGTATTCACTCACTTTCATCACCGCCAAGGGCAACCGGTAAAGTAGCCAGCGCACAATTCCAGATAAAATGGCACAACTAACTTTCTGGACCAAGTGAGGCCCTCATAGGGTTGCCTATGGTTAAATTGACAAAATATCAAGTCGGTGTTGCCGAAATAAACGAAGCCGCGGATAGATCCAGCCTTGACGCTAGATGCGGCCATGGTTGAATCAAGCGTGCTTCTGGAAATAAGGGTTGAAGTACGAATTGCGCCAGTATAGCATGGGTGAGAACAAAGTTCGGTCAGACTttgaactttttttttgtccgATGATCAGTCGGGCGTTTGAGTGGACTACCACTTGCACATTACCTGACCGACGGGATGTATGATGTGTCGACTGGGTTTGAATTCGAGTTTCCGGGACGTTGTTGCATCCAGAACCGCATGTTGTATCTGGTGGAATTTCGTGTcaattacggagtactcccTACGATGTCAGAGGTCGAGATGCAATAGTGGCATCCATGCAGAGCATATCAGACACTTGTTGGATCACAGATTGGCGATGCATAAAATAAATGTACGGGGTATCCACACCTTTGTTATAGATACCTACGTACCAAGTACCTCCACAGTGTTTTTAGGTACCTTCACGCGAATCAgtagttatttaaatacaATCAGTTACATCGCCAGTACAGACGTAGTTAGTCATGGCCAGCCGCTTTCCAAAGCCAGTCGCGCGTTCCTGTAAAGTGCAACCCACATTACGCGTGCCCACGCCAACACCCGCGTCAACATGGGTGTGTCTAACCGCATCTGCACGCTCATCATTGTCTTCAGTGTTCCCGCCTTCACGGCTCCAGTCATCTACGGCATGCTCTGAGTTTGCGAGCGCACCAGACCTCTTCTCGACCCAATTCCTGGGCCTTGGTCAGTTAGTCGGTGACAGCTTCTGCACCTCCCCCGCTCATGTCGATATCCTGCCAACACGCTGCGCCTTCTGCCCCCTCTGTTTATGACGGCTGGCATCACGAGTCTACCTATACGTGCCTCGCCGACCTCCCGCAGAGTACTGCACGGAGCACGCCAATTGGCCCATGTTCACATTCCCTCACACGCCTGTCATACCGTGGCCAAGCCAATGTTGAACAGGGCTTCCCAGAAATTCCAGGACGCTGCCCCGACGTCGCGGCCGCgtccagccttggccaagcagcTCTTTCCGTCAAGCAGTCCCGGTTCTTCTATTGGCGACATTCGAGACCAGCTCAAGAAGCCAATATCGAGTAGCTCTgcggctgcatctgcatctgtGTCGGCGAGGACTGCACTAGACAATCGATCAGTCAATCTGGCACAAAATGGTCCCGGTCGAGCAGCCACGTCTAACCGCTCAATAGCTTCGCTATACTCGGCCCACTCAGATTCTTTCAAAACAGAACCGGCCTGTATCGACCTCACGGCAACCGATTGTCCCGCTGCGAAGAAGGTGCACGAGCCTGTTTATTTTGTGGAAGAAGACTtcagcgacgacgatgccctTGACCTTGATTTTGAGGCGCCCCAGGCCCTCCCACGGCAGCTGATACCACCTGCAATGCAAGATTTGCCTCCAGCTACGCCGGCTCAAAAGGAGACAGTGATTCCGTGGTCCTCCTCGCCAGCATCGCACTTTTTGCCGCCAAATCCGCACCGGGCATTATCGGTTACCTCCAACACATCTCAAACTCCCTTGAAGCGAGAGTCATCTGGCGATGCCGAGATGATAGATCCTCCAATACAaaagaaggcaaagaagagGGTTCTGCCTGCTAGTTTCCATAGGGATGCCGAAGCTGAAGAGCACGACGGCAGTTTGAAAACGCCAGCGCAAAAGACGAAAGCTCTTTGGGATTCAAGTGCTAGCGCCATAAAAGAACAGAAGAAACTACTGAAAACTCACAGAAACTCTCGTAACTCTGACCTTGAGCAAGATGTTGTCCCAGAGACCATGCATGATGTTGAAGAAAAGGCATCCAAATCCGTTGCCATTTCTCTTAGCAGTGAACAAGCACACGTGGTTGACATGGTGGTGAACCAAAACCAAAGCGTCTTCTTTACTGGTCCCGCTGGTACGGGAAAGTCTGTTCTTATGCGAGCCATTATCAGCGAgttgaaaaaaaagtacGCGAGAGACTCGGAGCGAATTGCGGTCACCGCCTCGACCGGTCTTGCCGCGTGCAACATTGGGGGCATAACCCTTCACAGCTTTGCTGGTAAGACGGCTTATACCGCATGTCACGATCATCATATTAACCTTTGGTAGGCATCGGCTTGGGCAAAGAAGCACCCCCGGCTCTAGTCAAAAAGATTCGGAGAAACCCCAAAGCCAAAAATCGATGGCTTCGGACAAAATGCCTCATCATTGATGAGATATCCATGGTTGATGGAGACTTGTTTGATAAGCTCTCCCAAGTTGGGCGCACAATCCGTAACAACGGCCGCCCCTGGGGAGGGATACAGCTGGTCATTACTGGAGATTTTTTCCAGCTCCCTCCGGTTCCAGATGCAGATAAGCGCGATTCCAAATTCGCCTTTGATGCCGCAACATGGAGCACATCAATAGACCACACCATTGGATTGACGCAAGTTTTCCGCCAGCGCGATCCGGAGTTTGCTCGCATGCTCAACGAAATTCGAATCGGCAAAATCAGTGATCATACTGTGCAGGCGTTCAAGGCACTCTCCAGGCCTCTCAAATTTGAAGATGGTGTGGATCTTGCTGAATTATATCCGACACGTGCGCAGGTTGAAGGCTCCAACGAAAAGAGGCTCCGCGAGCTCCCAGGCAAAATTCACCGGTACGAGGCCCTAGACACTGGTGACCCAGCGGTTCGAGACAAGCTACTCATGAACATGATGGCTCCAAAGGCTATCGAGTTGAAAATTGGCGCCCAGGTGATGCTCATCAAAAATTTGGATGAGTCCTTGGTGAACGGATCACTGGGCAAAGTGATTGCGTTTTCTGACGAAAAGACATTTGAAATGGGTGGTAACAACGCCTTCGATGAAATGACGGGCGACTCAATGGCCAAGGCTAGGCGAAAATTACAACCATTCAGCCGTGACTCTGGTACGGACTCAAGCAGCCAACAATATCCAGTAGTACAATTCATCTCCACGGGAGGTGTCCCGCGCGTCATTCTCTGCCAGCCGGAGGAGTGGACAGTCGAGCTACCAAACGGTGAGATTCAAGCAAAACGAAATCAGTTGCCTCTTATCCTGGCTTGGGCGCTGTCCATTCATAAGGCTCAAGGCCAAACGCTGGAACGAGTGACTGTTAATCTTGGAAAAGTGTTTGAAAAGGGCCAGGCATATGTAGCCCTGAGTCGAGCTACCAGCCAGCATGGACTTCGCGTGTTGGGTTTTGAGCGATCAAAAGTAATGGCACATCCAAGAGTCGTTGAATTTTATAGCAAGCTGTCTTCGGTGGACGACTCTGGGCCCAGAATGCCGCAGTCGATTGCTGAATTTATTGCATGTAGGAAAGGCACAACAACAAGTCGACCAAATGGCAACGCTGGCAGTGCAAGGGAACGGGGACATATAGacttggacgaggaggaagaagcaaTGGCATCATATGGGTATTGATGGATTGTGTTTCGTCTGAGAGACGAAAAGTAAAGCGTTATTAGTCGGCGATCTCCGCTATGATTGATTATACGGACAAGGCATGTATAGCCGGAGTTTTGGTGCAATATACAATGGCCCTGTACAACGTTTTGCAGTGCATGGGTTTTGAGTGGGAAATCACACTGTATGTCTCCTCTACACTTGAATGATTGATTAATCCATTGAATAAAAAATGCCACTGCTAACTGGTGCATGTCAAGCAAGTACTCGCTCATGAACATGCTCACTagtaactacctaggtactgTGTGGTGCCTGAATACAGGGCCCCACTGGAATCTTATGTCAGCATGGACCAGGGCTCGGCGGGCCCCTATCGATAAGAAAAGGTTGCTTCTGGCGTGAGTACCCGTCGGTGAGTGACCATTCAATCTGCACGCTCTGGCTGAACATCATTAAAGCACCAACCCAAGTGCACACGGTGTTCGACGGTTCTTCGGGGgaaaaaattttaataataagcagCCGCTTCAGCCCTATAAACCAGCAAACAGGACGATTCCACTTGATGCTCGTATGCGATCCGACTTCCATCGCGTCTAGTGCCAAATAACGCCAACACGACAGAATTTTGTCCCCTAGGCAACAACAGGATCGGCTTGTATAGCGCGCATCAGAAGCGGTCGAGGCAGTCGACAAATCCCCAGCGTGCAGACGTTTGCCTAGCTACGTGGTCGAGCGTTTCGGAGAATTTGCCGCCCCCTCTCAGCGGCGTGCTGGAGAAACGAGTCAAAGAGGGCCGTGTATTACGAGGCGAGCGGACAAAGCCTCCCTATGATCGGTTGATCTGGGTGTTTGCTGACGCCGACGCTCTAAGGAGTTGTTATAGCGGCGCCAAGGAGGACGAGGGAGTTGTACCTCGGGTTTTCATGGGCGAGCGTTGCCTCTGAGCTGTCCACGCGACCGCCTGTGAAAATGGCGAGCCAGTTTATTGGACTGCACATGGAGGTCGTGTTGCGCGAGCCGTTGGGTTATCGGCTCACAGGCATCGTTAGGGATGTTGAGGCGGGAAGCAGCCTGACTCTAACCGATGGTACGTATTACAGTCCTTGttgcgttttttttttttcccctcgAACAAGTGCTAGTTTGCTTGATGCTGTGTAACTGACTCTGGTGTCTTTCAGTCCGCGCTGCGTCCACGGGCAAAGAAGCTGCGCAAATGACGATTGATGCCGCTAACATTGCTGGTCTTTCTGAGGTAACCTCCAAGCAGGTCTCGCCTACCAAATATGTTTCCCCTGCTTTGGAGGCTGGGCACCCCCCCGTCCCGCAACCTGCACCGCCGAATCAGCAATTACCACAATCCTTCGTTGATCCGGCAATTTTGAGCGTTGGCAGACGTCCGACTTCGAATACCCCGTCGGCTTCTGCTCCCGGGCCGCAGTACCAATCTGACAAAGGAGAAGTCCCTGTTGAGCGGCCGGGGATTCTTTCTTCGGTAACCTCTAACGACTTGCAAGGCAGGAGGCCTGAGCAGGATATACTGGATTCAATCCAGGGCTTGAAGATCAGCCATAACAGCAATTCTGGCCGCCAGGCCTCAACAGCAGGGGCGGCATCTCAAACTCCGtcacagaagaagaagggtcGTTCAAAGAACTccaagcaggccaaggcgaaTAATGCTACATATCAGGACAAGCAAGATGCTGATGGATCTAACGTGAGCGGTCATGGCAAAGGCTGGAGACAAACACCAATCCTCCATAGCACACCACACTTCCAGCCGTATAACTCTCTAAAGAGAAACGACAAAGGTCGCAAGGGGCTTGCTGACAACGGCTGGGCTTCTGAGGACGTGACTGAGGAAATGGGCGACTTTGATTTCGAAAATAATCTAGCCAAGTTTGACAAGCGCACCATCTTTGACCAGATGCGTAAGGAGGACGAAATCGACGACGCTGATCGTCTTGTATCGCACAATCGGCGACCGAAACCCGGCACGGCAGGCGGCAAAAACTTGCACTATACAGAAATGGTCCTCGATGTGCCTTCTTCCAAGGGCGGACAAAACGCCGACTTCTGGAACAGCGAGGCGGAACTGGGGGTGAATGAGTCGGAGAGACCGAGTGGACGAGAGGCGAAGAACGGCGGTGCTTCTTCTGCTAcagcggcggctgcggcggctccTGTCAAGCCGCGAGCGGAGAGTAAGTCGGGGCTTTCAAGGCGTTCACAATCCCGCAAGGCAAGTGGCGCCGTTACAAGCCAGCCGCTCAGCAGGGTGAACTCGTCTGTACGTTTATCTCAATCCTCCACCCGATGGCCGACGCCTAAATCAGGCAACCGTGACGCTGATGGCCGTTTACAGCAGCGGGTCGAGCAGGCCGGTCTCTACCTCATCCCctcccagcgccgcctcgaAGCCATTTCCACTCTGCAAATGCTTAATCTCGAAAACATTGCCGCCAACGAGATTGGCTTCTCAGAAGCCCTCATGGCGGAAAACGCCGGCCGTGGCATAGCAGAAGTAGCAGTCACAGCATTGTCTGATCCTGCCACGAAAGTCCGATTTGGACTCGCTCTAGCCGCCCCAACAACTGACATCTCCTCATCTCTGGGTGCTTCGACTATTGTCGTCCTCGCAGGCAACAACAAGTCTGGTATTCGGGCCCTGGCGGCGGCTCGTCACTTGCGCAACAAGAACTTTGACGTCCTAGTCTGCCTTGTGGGTTTCGAGCGCGAAAAGGACCTTTTGGAAGACTTGCGGCGGCAAATACAGCTATACCGTGCATTTGGAGGTAAAGTCCACAACAAGAATGACTTTTTCGAG is a genomic window containing:
- the nnrE gene encoding NAD(P)H-hydrate epimerase, translated to MASQFIGLHMEVVLREPLGYRLTGIVRDVEAGSSLTLTDVRAASTGKEAAQMTIDAANIAGLSEVTSKQVSPTKYVSPALEAGHPPVPQPAPPNQQLPQSFVDPAILSVGRRPTSNTPSASAPGPQYQSDKGEVPVERPGILSSVTSNDLQGRRPEQDILDSIQGLKISHNSNSGRQASTAGAASQTPSQKKKGRSKNSKQAKANNATYQDKQDADGSNVSGHGKGWRQTPILHSTPHFQPYNSLKRNDKGRKGLADNGWASEDVTEEMGDFDFENNLAKFDKRTIFDQMRKEDEIDDADRLVSHNRRPKPGTAGGKNLHYTEMVLDVPSSKGGQNADFWNSEAELGVNESERPSGREAKNGGASSATAAAAAAPVKPRAESKSGLSRRSQSRKASGAVTSQPLSRVNSSQRVEQAGLYLIPSQRRLEAISTLQMLNLENIAANEIGFSEALMAENAGRGIAEVAVTALSDPATKVRFGLALAAPTTDISSSLGASTIVVLAGNNKSGIRALAAARHLRNKNFDVLVCLVGFEREKDLLEDLRRQIQLYRAFGGKVHNKNDFFEHLRRSSASATPVSVSLIIDALLGLTMSFEELRIGDQATVYELMEWANRNEAFVLSVDVPTGIDPTSGKIAVIDGAHLYVKPRYVVAIGAPKKGLLEAVTPPLDGEPGPLSSGAHEDEWRLFIADMGLGSAVWRKAGTKVRKGIDFDGKWVLEMRYQGVEDDYEED
- the pif1_1 gene encoding ATP-dependent DNA helicase PIF1, translated to MLNRASQKFQDAAPTSRPRPALAKQLFPSSSPGSSIGDIRDQLKKPISSSSAAASASVSARTALDNRSVNLAQNGPGRAATSNRSIASLYSAHSDSFKTEPACIDLTATDCPAAKKVHEPVYFVEEDFSDDDALDLDFEAPQALPRQLIPPAMQDLPPATPAQKETVIPWSSSPASHFLPPNPHRALSVTSNTSQTPLKRESSGDAEMIDPPIQKKAKKRVLPASFHRDAEAEEHDGSLKTPAQKTKALWDSSASAIKEQKKLLKTHRNSRNSDLEQDVVPETMHDVEEKASKSVAISLSSEQAHVVDMVVNQNQSVFFTGPAGTGKSVLMRAIISELKKKYARDSERIAVTASTGLAACNIGGITLHSFAGIGLGKEAPPALVKKIRRNPKAKNRWLRTKCLIIDEISMVDGDLFDKLSQVGRTIRNNGRPWGGIQLVITGDFFQLPPVPDADKRDSKFAFDAATWSTSIDHTIGLTQVFRQRDPEFARMLNEIRIGKISDHTVQAFKALSRPLKFEDGVDLAELYPTRAQVEGSNEKRLRELPGKIHRYEALDTGDPAVRDKLLMNMMAPKAIELKIGAQVMLIKNLDESLVNGSLGKVIAFSDEKTFEMGGNNAFDEMTGDSMAKARRKLQPFSRDSGTDSSSQQYPVVQFISTGGVPRVILCQPEEWTVELPNGEIQAKRNQLPLILAWALSIHKAQGQTLERVTVNLGKVFEKGQAYVALSRATSQHGLRVLGFERSKVMAHPRVVEFYSKLSSVDDSGPRMPQSIAEFIACRKGTTTSRPNGNAGSARERGHIDLDEEEEAMASYGY